A DNA window from Cetobacterium sp. NK01 contains the following coding sequences:
- the trxB gene encoding thioredoxin-disulfide reductase: MENIYDLIIVGAGPAGLAAGVYGARAKMKTLILEKGTIGGMAAKTTEIVNYPGIPKTSGEKLGEVMSKHAEKLGATIVRDSIRTVELNGEIKILKSRRKEYKARSVIFATGTRPRVLGIPGEVDFKGSGVAYCATCDAEFFSNQEVIVVGSGDQAIEEGMFISKYASKVKVIVLHDEGVLDCNRLSAEEAFKNPKIEFIWNSTLDEIIGDESVERVKVKNLKTGNITDIPCKGVFFFVGMIPNTEFLEETELKLDKRGHIECDSLLNSSISGVFVAGDVREKYLKQVITAAADGAIAAVAAEKYLEEMNIYINRIKDKNVAIGFWNSLDSDGLKYLSEKEKELRENDVDDFIYVDIRKNKHLAKFFNKENIDSPELVINK; this comes from the coding sequence ATGGAAAATATCTATGATTTAATAATTGTTGGTGCAGGCCCAGCTGGACTAGCTGCAGGAGTCTATGGAGCTAGAGCTAAAATGAAAACTTTAATTTTAGAAAAAGGAACCATAGGTGGAATGGCTGCAAAAACTACTGAGATAGTTAATTATCCTGGAATACCTAAAACTTCTGGAGAAAAACTAGGTGAAGTTATGTCTAAACATGCGGAAAAATTAGGTGCTACAATTGTAAGAGATAGTATACGAACGGTAGAATTAAATGGCGAAATAAAAATTTTAAAAAGTAGAAGAAAAGAATACAAAGCTAGAAGTGTGATTTTTGCAACAGGAACTAGACCTAGAGTTTTAGGAATTCCTGGAGAAGTAGATTTTAAAGGTAGTGGTGTGGCTTATTGTGCTACTTGTGATGCTGAATTTTTCTCAAATCAAGAGGTTATTGTTGTTGGAAGTGGAGATCAAGCTATTGAAGAGGGAATGTTTATATCCAAATATGCTTCAAAAGTAAAAGTTATAGTTCTTCACGATGAAGGAGTATTAGATTGTAATAGATTAAGTGCAGAAGAAGCTTTTAAAAATCCTAAAATAGAGTTTATTTGGAATTCCACTCTTGATGAAATCATAGGAGATGAATCTGTAGAAAGAGTAAAAGTTAAAAATTTAAAAACAGGAAATATAACGGATATTCCTTGTAAAGGTGTATTTTTCTTTGTTGGAATGATTCCTAACACTGAATTTTTAGAAGAAACAGAATTAAAACTTGATAAGAGAGGTCATATTGAATGTGATAGTTTATTAAATTCATCAATCTCTGGAGTTTTTGTAGCTGGAGATGTAAGAGAAAAATATTTAAAGCAAGTTATAACTGCTGCTGCCGATGGAGCTATAGCAGCTGTAGCAGCTGAAAAATATTTAGAGGAGATGAATATTTATATAAATAGAATTAAAGATAAAAATGTAGCCATTGGATTTTGGAACTCTTTAGATAGCGATGGGCTAAAATATCTTTCTGAAAAAGAAAAAGAGTTGAGAGAAAATGATGTAGATGATTTTATATATGTTGATATTAGAAAAAATAAACACTTAGCTAAATTTTTTAACAAAGAAAATATAGATAGTCCAGAGTTAGTAATAAACAAATAA
- a CDS encoding bifunctional 4-hydroxy-2-oxoglutarate aldolase/2-dehydro-3-deoxy-phosphogluconate aldolase encodes MKLLKSIKDDGLIVIIRNISDEDLIEVAESAYRGGARVFEVSLNQEQSYQQIKKLKEYFTNKDVLVGAGTVTNKEKAIRSHQLNADFFLTPGICKEVLDYSKEFKIPIIPGVFSPSEFQYCIENELKLLKLFPANSVKMNYIKNLRGPYNDFDVMAVGGVTEENLDEFLEAGHIGVGMGSSLLKKDDIKEKKWINIEERVKRVKEKIILYNKRK; translated from the coding sequence ATGAAACTTTTAAAAAGTATTAAAGATGATGGTTTAATTGTAATTATCAGAAATATTTCGGATGAAGATTTAATAGAAGTAGCTGAAAGTGCATATAGAGGAGGAGCGCGAGTATTTGAAGTATCTTTAAATCAAGAACAATCATATCAACAAATTAAAAAGTTAAAAGAATATTTTACAAATAAAGATGTTCTAGTAGGAGCAGGAACTGTAACAAATAAAGAGAAAGCAATAAGATCTCATCAATTAAATGCAGATTTTTTTTTAACACCAGGAATATGTAAGGAAGTTTTGGACTATTCTAAAGAATTTAAAATTCCAATAATACCAGGGGTCTTTTCTCCATCAGAATTTCAATATTGTATAGAAAATGAATTAAAGTTATTAAAATTATTTCCAGCAAATAGTGTAAAGATGAATTATATAAAAAACTTAAGGGGTCCTTATAATGATTTTGATGTTATGGCAGTTGGAGGTGTAACAGAAGAAAACTTAGATGAGTTTTTAGAAGCTGGTCACATAGGAGTTGGTATGGGAAGTAGTCTTTTAAAAAAGGATGATATAAAAGAAAAAAAATGGATAAATATAGAAGAAAGAGTTAAAAGAGTTAAAGAAAAAATAATACTATATAATAAAAGGAAGTGA
- a CDS encoding TRAP transporter small permease: MKEKKEFENYIIMTLMIMLILLGTLQILFRFLLNFSLSWTEELTRYFFVLMVYTGASLAIKQRKHVKVDILENMLSKTGKKYLYAINDCILIILLIWIGFAGLKICYSTWEMEQLSPAMELPMYLVYAIIPVTFFLGAFRGVQVFIENLKNKERG, translated from the coding sequence ATGAAAGAAAAAAAAGAGTTTGAAAATTATATAATAATGACATTAATGATTATGTTAATTCTTTTAGGAACATTACAAATTTTATTTAGATTTTTATTAAATTTTTCTCTTTCATGGACAGAAGAATTAACAAGATATTTTTTTGTTCTGATGGTGTATACTGGAGCCTCTTTAGCAATTAAGCAAAGAAAACATGTTAAAGTAGATATATTAGAAAATATGTTGTCGAAAACTGGAAAAAAATATTTATATGCTATTAATGATTGTATTTTAATTATTTTATTAATATGGATAGGATTTGCAGGACTTAAGATATGTTATAGTACTTGGGAAATGGAACAATTATCACCAGCTATGGAATTACCAATGTATTTAGTTTATGCAATAATACCAGTAACTTTCTTTTTAGGGGCATTCAGAGGAGTGCAAGTTTTTATTGAAAATTTAAAAAATAAGGAAAGGGGTTAA
- a CDS encoding IclR family transcriptional regulator, translated as MNKTVLRVLEIFELLSNSSKDMTVSEISKDLEIPKSSTHDILMPLLEKGYISIKNKKEKTYELGLKIFQISNLFQSKLEINQVVDPFLKELKEKTNNTVFFAVENNKKIVYLSKFEVNEGGIRTTAQLGSQNGLYYTGLGKAILATYSNEKIENYLNEIELYPRTEKTIVSKEVLLNDLKRIRERGYSIDNQEGEDNVYCIAVPIYDMNKNVLGAISMANLFTKITPQIVEQQSKMMIETALEISKKYGYYEEKLY; from the coding sequence ATGAATAAAACGGTTTTAAGAGTTTTAGAGATATTTGAATTGTTAAGTAATTCAAGTAAGGATATGACAGTATCTGAAATTTCAAAAGATTTAGAGATTCCTAAAAGTAGTACTCATGATATATTAATGCCACTTTTAGAGAAGGGGTATATTTCTATAAAAAATAAAAAAGAAAAAACATATGAATTAGGCTTAAAAATATTTCAAATTTCAAATTTATTTCAAAGTAAGTTGGAAATAAATCAAGTGGTTGATCCATTTTTAAAAGAATTAAAAGAAAAAACAAATAATACAGTTTTTTTTGCAGTTGAAAATAATAAAAAAATTGTTTATCTTTCAAAATTTGAAGTTAATGAAGGAGGAATTAGAACAACTGCTCAGTTGGGATCTCAGAATGGACTTTACTATACGGGATTAGGAAAAGCTATATTAGCGACTTATTCAAATGAAAAAATAGAAAATTATTTAAATGAAATAGAATTATATCCAAGAACCGAAAAAACAATAGTCTCGAAAGAAGTTCTATTAAATGATTTGAAAAGAATACGAGAAAGGGGATATTCAATAGATAATCAAGAAGGAGAAGATAATGTTTATTGTATAGCAGTTCCAATATATGATATGAATAAAAATGTTTTAGGAGCTATTAGTATGGCAAATTTATTTACAAAAATTACACCTCAGATAGTAGAGCAACAAAGTAAAATGATGATCGAAACAGCCTTAGAAATATCAAAAAAGTATGGGTATTATGAAGAGAAACTTTATTAA
- a CDS encoding TRAP transporter large permease: MHIFGIMMAVFGITIFMGLPIAYSIGISGITALVMSGMSIEFIAKTAFTGLDSYTFLAIPMFILAGLLMETGGISKRLVRLASSLVGDIYGGLGIVTIFACFFFAAISGSSPATVAAIGSMMIPAMEKEKYDTAFAGALTAAAGSLGVLVPPSITMIIYAITAEVSIGELFMAGFLPGILIAISLMITVYFISKKKGYRNVHAKKANLKDFLAAFSDAKWSLATPLIILGGIYSGVFTPTESAIVAVLYAFIIGVFVHKEIKLKEIPDILTKAALTTSTVVIILGFAIAFARYLTLAQIPQQLAQIILSWTNNVYMIYLLFIILAFITGTFMATEAQILIFTPMFLPILKNLGVSPIHFGIIFIIAAQLGFLTPPVGVNLFVAQGLTNCSMVTISRRVAPFLVAMTITQLLLMFFPSIVMFVPKLFF; the protein is encoded by the coding sequence ATGCATATATTTGGAATAATGATGGCAGTATTTGGAATAACAATTTTTATGGGATTGCCAATAGCATATTCGATAGGTATCTCTGGTATAACAGCTTTAGTAATGAGCGGAATGAGCATTGAATTTATAGCTAAAACAGCATTTACAGGACTTGATAGCTATACGTTTTTAGCAATACCAATGTTTATTTTAGCAGGTCTTTTAATGGAAACAGGTGGAATATCAAAAAGATTAGTAAGGTTAGCTTCATCTTTGGTTGGAGATATTTATGGTGGATTAGGAATTGTAACAATCTTTGCATGTTTTTTCTTTGCTGCAATATCAGGGTCTTCACCAGCAACTGTTGCTGCGATAGGCTCAATGATGATTCCAGCAATGGAAAAAGAAAAATATGATACAGCATTTGCAGGGGCTTTAACTGCAGCAGCAGGGTCATTAGGAGTTTTAGTTCCACCATCTATAACAATGATTATTTATGCTATCACTGCTGAAGTTTCGATAGGTGAATTATTTATGGCAGGATTTTTGCCTGGTATTTTGATAGCTATAAGTTTGATGATAACAGTATATTTTATTTCTAAAAAAAAGGGATATAGGAATGTACATGCTAAAAAAGCTAATTTAAAAGATTTTTTAGCAGCTTTTTCAGATGCTAAATGGTCATTAGCAACTCCTTTAATTATATTAGGAGGAATTTATAGTGGTGTTTTTACTCCAACAGAATCAGCAATAGTAGCAGTTTTATATGCTTTCATTATAGGAGTATTTGTTCATAAAGAAATAAAATTAAAAGAGATTCCAGATATTTTAACAAAAGCAGCTTTAACTACTTCAACAGTCGTTATTATTTTAGGATTTGCCATAGCTTTTGCTAGATATTTGACTTTAGCGCAAATTCCTCAGCAGTTAGCACAAATAATATTAAGTTGGACAAATAATGTATATATGATTTATTTACTTTTTATTATATTAGCTTTTATAACAGGAACTTTTATGGCAACAGAAGCACAAATACTTATATTTACCCCAATGTTTTTGCCTATATTAAAAAATCTTGGAGTTTCTCCAATACATTTTGGAATTATATTTATAATAGCTGCACAATTAGGATTTTTGACACCTCCTGTAGGAGTTAATTTATTTGTCGCACAAGGATTAACGAATTGTTCAATGGTAACGATCTCCAGAAGAGTGGCACCATTTTTAGTAGCAATGACAATAACACAGCTGTTGTTGATGTTTTTTCCATCGATAGTTATGTTTGTACCAAAATTATTTTTTTAG
- a CDS encoding tyrosine phenol-lyase — MSKGFAPEPYKIKMVENMAIMTKEERKEAIERAGYNTFLLKSDECYIDLLTDSGTNAMSDAQWAGLMLGDEAYAGSRNFYHLEKTVQELFGFKYVVPTHQGRGAENILSTLTIKPGDYVPGNMYFTTTRFHQERNGATFRDIIIDEAHNSQIDLPFKGNVDLKKLQALIDEVGAEKIPYVCLAVTVNLAGGQPVSMANIKAVSELAHKHGIKIMYDATRCIENAYFIKAREEGYADKSIKDIVKEMFSYGDGCTMSGKKDCLTNIGGFLCMNDYELYLQATATVVQFEGMPSYGGLAGRDMEAMAIGLREAVNYEYISHRVNQIRYLGEKLDAAGVPMVKPYGGHAIFLDARAFLPHLTQDDFPAQALAASIYEHSGVRTMERGIISAGRDVKTGKNHYPKLETVRLTIPRRVYTYAHLDYVAATIIELYKNKEQIKGLKWEYEPACLRFFTGRFSQK; from the coding sequence ATGTCAAAAGGATTTGCACCAGAACCATATAAAATAAAAATGGTTGAAAATATGGCTATTATGACTAAAGAAGAGAGAAAAGAGGCTATTGAAAGAGCTGGATATAATACTTTTTTATTAAAATCAGATGAATGTTATATAGACTTACTTACTGACTCTGGAACTAATGCCATGAGTGATGCTCAGTGGGCTGGGTTAATGTTGGGAGACGAAGCTTATGCAGGAAGTAGAAACTTCTACCATTTAGAAAAAACAGTACAAGAACTTTTTGGATTTAAATATGTAGTTCCAACTCACCAAGGAAGAGGAGCAGAAAATATTTTATCAACATTAACAATTAAGCCAGGGGACTATGTTCCAGGAAATATGTATTTTACTACTACAAGATTTCATCAAGAAAGAAATGGGGCGACTTTCAGAGATATTATAATAGACGAAGCTCATAATTCTCAAATAGATTTACCATTTAAAGGTAATGTAGATTTAAAGAAATTACAAGCATTAATAGATGAAGTGGGGGCAGAAAAAATACCATATGTTTGTTTGGCAGTTACAGTTAACTTAGCTGGAGGACAACCGGTATCAATGGCTAATATAAAAGCTGTTTCAGAACTAGCTCATAAACATGGAATTAAGATTATGTATGATGCAACTCGTTGTATAGAAAATGCTTATTTTATAAAAGCAAGAGAAGAAGGATATGCAGATAAATCTATAAAAGATATTGTAAAAGAGATGTTTTCATATGGTGATGGGTGTACAATGAGTGGAAAAAAAGACTGTTTAACTAATATCGGTGGATTCTTATGTATGAATGATTATGAATTATATCTACAAGCGACAGCTACAGTAGTTCAATTTGAAGGAATGCCTAGCTATGGTGGATTGGCAGGAAGAGATATGGAAGCTATGGCAATTGGACTTAGAGAGGCTGTAAACTATGAATATATAAGTCATAGAGTTAATCAAATAAGATATTTAGGAGAAAAGCTAGATGCAGCAGGGGTACCTATGGTAAAACCTTATGGAGGACATGCAATTTTCTTAGATGCAAGAGCATTTTTACCACATTTAACTCAAGATGATTTTCCTGCTCAAGCTTTAGCAGCATCTATTTATGAGCATTCTGGTGTTAGAACAATGGAAAGAGGAATTATATCAGCAGGAAGAGATGTAAAAACAGGAAAAAATCATTATCCTAAATTAGAAACAGTAAGATTAACAATTCCAAGAAGAGTTTATACATATGCTCACTTAGATTATGTAGCAGCTACAATAATAGAACTGTACAAAAATAAAGAGCAAATAAAAGGATTAAAGTGGGAGTATGAACCAGCTTGTTTAAGATTTTTTACAGGAAGATTTTCACAGAAATAA
- a CDS encoding TRAP transporter substrate-binding protein — MKKIGNSKLLLTGLLLLSMSQFTLAQKIMRVGLGVPESHFEYKGMELFKKNVEENTNGAVKVELYPSNQLGVDQEVLEQIKFGAAQMNLPDPAILGNLVKDFQILSLPYIFDSQEEAVKITKGEWGKELLTKLDKAGYVGLGFAPFGFRHVTNNAREIKSIEDFKGLKIRTMQNPIHLEVFRALGTNPTPMPFSELFSALQQGVVDGQENPLMNIYSNKLNEVQKYGTMTGHVFSWVVLVVGKNFYSSLTPEQQKTLHDAADLAIDYMDAAVISDDKMAREEMAKTKLNFIDPSPEFKQQIKEKVQPIVDKAGQKVNKKLYEDFKEAKNKVNQ; from the coding sequence ATGAAAAAAATTGGAAATTCAAAATTATTATTAACAGGTTTATTATTATTATCAATGTCTCAATTTACATTAGCTCAAAAAATTATGAGAGTAGGATTAGGTGTACCTGAATCTCATTTTGAATATAAAGGAATGGAGTTATTTAAGAAAAATGTTGAAGAAAATACAAATGGGGCAGTAAAAGTAGAATTATATCCTTCAAATCAATTGGGAGTTGATCAGGAAGTTTTAGAGCAAATAAAATTTGGTGCGGCACAAATGAATTTACCAGATCCTGCTATTTTAGGAAATTTAGTAAAAGATTTTCAAATATTAAGTTTACCATATATATTTGATTCACAGGAAGAAGCAGTTAAAATTACAAAGGGAGAATGGGGTAAAGAATTATTAACAAAATTAGATAAAGCTGGATACGTAGGGTTAGGATTTGCTCCTTTTGGGTTTAGACATGTTACAAATAATGCAAGAGAAATAAAAAGTATAGAAGATTTCAAAGGTCTGAAAATAAGAACAATGCAAAATCCAATTCATTTAGAAGTGTTTAGAGCGTTAGGGACTAATCCAACACCAATGCCTTTTAGTGAGTTATTTTCAGCACTGCAACAAGGTGTAGTAGATGGTCAAGAAAATCCTTTAATGAACATTTATTCAAATAAATTAAATGAAGTTCAAAAATATGGAACAATGACAGGGCATGTTTTTAGTTGGGTAGTATTAGTTGTAGGAAAAAATTTTTATAGCTCATTAACACCAGAACAACAGAAAACTCTTCATGATGCAGCAGATTTGGCTATAGATTATATGGATGCAGCAGTAATTTCTGATGATAAGATGGCTAGAGAAGAGATGGCTAAGACAAAGTTAAATTTTATAGACCCTTCACCAGAATTTAAGCAACAAATAAAAGAAAAAGTGCAACCAATAGTGGATAAAGCAGGACAAAAAGTTAATAAAAAATTATATGAAGATTTCAAAGAGGCAAAAAATAAAGTTAATCAATAG
- a CDS encoding 2-dehydro-3-deoxygalactonokinase, with translation MEKRILTLDVGTTNSRIRSWVGNVLEEEIKIPIGIKSDKEILTSKIQENINILKNKKSEIEGIIASGMITSNLGLCHIDHLTLPVTLNKLAENIEKKEICGIPTYYITGIKTTQKLDELNLNDVIRGEEVEVFGILKKLQIKEECIIILPGSHNKFILVNRNHEILDFSTTISGELLEIITKNSILKNSLDASFCDELNYKFLQKGYFFSKEKGFGKALFSLRSLDLFNDLSLNEKSSYLLGIIIQQDIESLVLNKFLTKERTVIIGGAGNFVKAMDYLLKENIPDVKVKIINDNKLSSIGALEIAKVSSLINL, from the coding sequence GTGGAGAAGCGAATACTAACCTTAGATGTTGGAACAACTAATTCAAGAATCAGAAGTTGGGTAGGAAATGTCCTTGAAGAAGAAATAAAAATTCCTATAGGGATAAAGTCTGATAAAGAAATATTAACTTCTAAAATACAAGAAAATATAAACATTCTAAAAAATAAAAAAAGTGAAATAGAGGGAATAATAGCTTCTGGAATGATAACATCTAATCTAGGATTATGCCATATAGATCACTTAACTTTACCAGTGACATTAAATAAATTAGCTGAAAATATTGAAAAAAAAGAGATATGTGGAATTCCAACATATTATATAACAGGAATAAAAACAACACAAAAATTAGATGAATTAAATTTAAATGATGTTATTAGAGGAGAAGAAGTTGAAGTTTTTGGAATATTGAAAAAACTTCAAATAAAAGAGGAGTGTATCATAATTTTACCAGGATCACATAATAAATTTATACTTGTAAATAGAAATCATGAAATACTAGATTTCTCAACAACTATAAGTGGTGAATTATTAGAAATAATAACGAAAAATAGCATACTTAAAAATTCTTTAGATGCCTCATTCTGTGATGAATTAAATTATAAATTTTTACAAAAAGGGTATTTTTTTTCGAAAGAAAAAGGTTTTGGTAAAGCTCTTTTTTCTCTGAGATCTTTAGATCTATTTAACGATTTATCTTTAAATGAAAAATCTAGCTATTTATTAGGAATAATAATTCAGCAGGATATAGAATCACTAGTTTTAAATAAATTTTTAACAAAAGAAAGAACAGTAATAATTGGAGGAGCAGGAAATTTTGTAAAAGCAATGGATTATTTATTAAAAGAAAATATTCCTGATGTTAAAGTTAAAATTATTAATGACAATAAACTTTCATCAATAGGAGCACTAGAAATTGCTAAAGTAAGTAGCTTAATTAACTTATAG